A region from the Pseudomonas promysalinigenes genome encodes:
- the ftsE gene encoding cell division ATP-binding protein FtsE, whose translation MIRFEQVAKRYPNGHVGLHELSFRARRGEFLFVTGHSGAGKSTLLRLLLAMERPTSGKLLLAGQDLGQISNAQIPFLRRQIGVVFQNHQLLFDRTVFNNIALPLQILGLSKAEIAKRVDSALERVSLADKGELFPADLSTGQQQRVGIARAIVHQPALLLADEPTGNLDPRLAAEIMGVFEDINRLGTTVLIASHDLALIARMRHRMLTLQRGRLIGDGEAGQ comes from the coding sequence ATGATCCGATTCGAACAGGTTGCCAAGCGCTACCCCAATGGCCATGTCGGCTTGCATGAGCTGAGTTTCCGGGCGCGCCGGGGCGAATTCCTGTTCGTCACCGGCCACTCGGGTGCGGGCAAGAGTACGTTGCTGCGCCTGCTGCTGGCCATGGAGCGCCCCACGAGTGGCAAACTGCTGCTGGCCGGGCAAGACCTAGGGCAGATCAGCAACGCCCAGATCCCGTTCCTGCGCCGGCAGATCGGCGTGGTGTTCCAGAACCATCAACTGCTGTTCGACCGCACAGTGTTCAACAACATCGCCTTGCCACTGCAAATCCTCGGCCTTTCCAAGGCCGAGATCGCCAAGCGCGTGGACTCTGCGCTGGAGCGTGTTTCGCTGGCGGACAAAGGCGAGCTGTTCCCGGCGGACCTGTCCACCGGCCAGCAACAGCGGGTCGGTATTGCCAGGGCCATCGTCCACCAGCCGGCGTTGCTGCTGGCCGATGAGCCCACCGGTAACCTCGACCCACGTCTGGCGGCCGAGATCATGGGCGTGTTCGAGGACATCAACCGCTTGGGCACCACCGTTCTGATCGCCAGTCACGACCTGGCACTGATTGCGCGCATGCGCCACCGTATGCTGACGTTGCAGCGCGGCCGTCTGATCGGCGATGGGGAGGCCGGGCAATGA
- a CDS encoding sulfurtransferase → MPLAQLITPQQLAERLGSPKLVILDCRFALEDVDYGQRSYAQGHIAGAHFADLERDLSGAVSKGRTGRHPLPNPQRLVERLREWGLDNDSEVVLYDDGPGAFAARAWWLLVWLGKRSDVAILDGGLKAWHAAHLPLSLDAPARREGTFSGEPDASLLIDAQHLAKRLGSPDLTLIDARALPRFRGEVEPIDPVGGHIPGAQCAAFTENLTADGRFLAPEQLRQRFAEKISGRSPEQLVAYCGSGVTACHNLFALALAGYPMGRLYAGSWSEWINDPGHGIATGD, encoded by the coding sequence ATGCCGCTTGCGCAATTGATCACCCCGCAACAACTGGCCGAACGTCTAGGCTCGCCCAAGCTGGTGATTCTCGATTGTCGTTTCGCTTTGGAAGACGTGGACTACGGCCAGCGCAGCTATGCCCAAGGGCACATCGCTGGGGCGCATTTTGCCGATCTGGAAAGAGACCTGAGCGGGGCGGTCAGCAAAGGGCGCACCGGTCGCCACCCGCTGCCGAACCCACAGCGGTTGGTCGAGCGCCTGCGCGAATGGGGCCTGGACAACGACAGTGAGGTGGTGCTGTACGACGATGGCCCCGGAGCGTTCGCGGCCAGGGCGTGGTGGCTGTTGGTGTGGCTGGGCAAGCGCAGTGACGTGGCGATCCTCGACGGGGGCCTCAAGGCCTGGCATGCGGCCCACCTGCCGCTGAGCCTGGATGCACCAGCCAGGCGCGAGGGTACGTTCAGCGGTGAACCGGATGCCAGCTTGCTGATCGATGCACAGCACCTGGCCAAGCGTCTGGGCAGCCCTGACCTGACCCTGATCGATGCCCGTGCGTTGCCGCGCTTTCGCGGTGAGGTAGAGCCCATTGACCCGGTTGGCGGTCATATTCCGGGCGCTCAGTGCGCGGCCTTCACCGAAAACCTCACAGCGGACGGCCGCTTCCTGGCACCTGAGCAGCTACGGCAGCGTTTTGCCGAAAAGATTTCGGGGCGTTCGCCAGAGCAACTGGTCGCATACTGCGGCTCTGGGGTGACGGCCTGCCACAACCTGTTTGCACTGGCGTTGGCAGGCTACCCGATGGGCAGGCTGTACGCCGGGTCCTGGAGCGAGTGGATCAACGACCCCGGCCATGGCATAGCGACCGGCGACTAG
- the rsmD gene encoding 16S rRNA (guanine(966)-N(2))-methyltransferase RsmD, whose protein sequence is MPRSTPPARPQQGQSKGQGHLRIIAGEWRSRRLAVPDGEGLRPTPDRVRETVFNWLAPHIEGARVLDAFTGSGALVLEALSRGAEDAVALDSNPAAIANLKNNLEILRCPRGQILQTDALRYLHNPAKQQFDVVFLDPPFHQDLLATTCNLLEQNQWLGEQAWIYTESEAAPSTLPMPANWRLHREKKTGQVYYALWQRG, encoded by the coding sequence ATGCCTAGATCCACCCCTCCCGCCCGCCCGCAGCAGGGCCAAAGCAAGGGCCAGGGTCACCTGCGCATCATCGCCGGCGAGTGGCGCAGCCGCCGCCTGGCGGTGCCGGATGGCGAAGGCCTGCGCCCTACCCCGGATCGTGTGCGCGAAACGGTCTTCAACTGGCTGGCGCCACATATCGAAGGCGCTCGCGTGCTGGATGCCTTCACCGGCAGTGGCGCTTTGGTACTCGAAGCCTTGTCCCGTGGGGCCGAAGATGCGGTGGCGCTGGACAGCAATCCGGCCGCCATCGCCAACCTGAAGAACAACCTCGAGATTCTGCGCTGCCCGCGCGGCCAGATATTGCAGACCGACGCGTTGCGGTACCTACACAACCCGGCAAAACAACAGTTCGATGTGGTGTTCCTCGACCCACCGTTCCATCAGGACCTACTGGCCACTACCTGTAACCTGCTGGAGCAGAACCAGTGGCTAGGGGAGCAGGCCTGGATCTACACCGAAAGCGAGGCGGCGCCGTCTACGCTGCCGATGCCCGCCAACTGGCGCCTGCACCGCGAAAAGAAAACCGGCCAGGTGTACTACGCGCTCTGGCAGCGGGGCTGA
- a CDS encoding TetR/AcrR family transcriptional regulator → MAPRMKTRERIVQNSLELFNQQGERSVSTNHIAAHMEISPGNLYYHFPNKQAIIALLFSQYEELVDSFLRPPQGRAATVEDKRFYLKALLAAMWNYRFLHRDLEHLLESDPELAARYRRFSERCLRQGQAIYRGFVEAGILTMEAAQIESLTINAWIVLTSWVRFLSTTREHAAHLSEEAFKRGVYQVLVLELGFVTSNARGAVDALCQEFHVPFNQALEL, encoded by the coding sequence ATGGCCCCGCGCATGAAGACTCGAGAGCGCATCGTGCAGAACAGCCTTGAGCTGTTCAATCAGCAGGGCGAACGCAGCGTCAGTACCAACCATATCGCCGCGCACATGGAGATTTCGCCCGGCAACCTTTATTACCACTTCCCCAACAAGCAGGCGATCATCGCCCTCTTGTTCAGCCAGTACGAAGAACTGGTAGACAGCTTCCTGCGCCCGCCCCAAGGCCGTGCAGCCACGGTCGAAGACAAGCGCTTCTACCTCAAAGCGTTGCTTGCGGCGATGTGGAACTACCGGTTTCTGCACCGTGATCTTGAGCATTTGCTGGAAAGCGACCCGGAGCTGGCGGCGCGCTATCGGCGCTTTTCCGAGCGTTGCCTGCGCCAAGGCCAGGCGATCTATCGTGGCTTCGTCGAGGCAGGGATCCTGACCATGGAAGCGGCGCAGATCGAGTCACTGACCATCAATGCCTGGATCGTGCTGACTTCTTGGGTACGCTTTCTCAGTACCACCCGTGAACATGCCGCGCACCTGAGTGAAGAAGCCTTCAAGCGTGGCGTCTATCAGGTGCTGGTGCTTGAACTGGGTTTCGTCACCAGCAATGCCCGCGGCGCAGTGGATGCGCTGTGCCAGGAATTCCACGTACCGTTCAATCAGGCCCTTGAGCTCTAG
- a CDS encoding M16 family metallopeptidase translates to MNALARRAAGLLLSTLCLPLVAFAADVQPTHEFILDNGLKVVVREDHRAPVVVSQIWYKVGSSYETPGQTGLSHALEHMMFKGSAKVGPGEASRILRDIGAEENAFTSDDYTAYYQVLARDRLPVALELEADRLASLRLPADEFAREIEVIKEERRLRTDDQPSAKAFELFRAMAFPASGYHTPTIGWMADLDRMKVEELRHWYESWYAPNNATLVVVGDVTADEVKTLAQKYFGSIPKRAVPPAKLPLELAEPGQRVLTLHVRTQLPSLIYGFNVPSLATAKDPRTVHALRLISALLDGGYSARMPARLERGQELVAGASSSYNAFTRGDSLFLISATPNVQKQKTLADVEKGVWKLLDELKATAPSAEELERVRAQVIAGLVYDRDSISSQATTIGQLETVGLSWKLIDSELDELKQVTPQDVQNAARTYFTRERLSVAHVLPEESAHE, encoded by the coding sequence ATGAATGCCCTAGCCCGCCGTGCCGCTGGCCTGTTGCTCAGCACGCTCTGCCTGCCGCTCGTGGCTTTTGCCGCCGACGTGCAACCCACCCACGAATTTATCCTCGACAATGGCCTGAAAGTGGTCGTGCGCGAAGACCACCGCGCGCCAGTGGTGGTATCCCAGATCTGGTACAAGGTCGGTTCCAGCTACGAGACGCCCGGGCAGACCGGCTTGTCCCATGCCCTTGAACATATGATGTTCAAGGGCAGCGCCAAGGTCGGGCCAGGCGAGGCCTCGCGCATCCTGCGCGACATAGGTGCAGAAGAAAACGCCTTTACCAGCGATGACTACACCGCTTATTACCAAGTCCTGGCCCGCGACCGTCTGCCGGTTGCCTTGGAGCTGGAGGCCGATCGTCTGGCGAGTTTGCGCTTACCGGCTGACGAGTTCGCCCGCGAAATCGAAGTCATCAAAGAAGAGCGCCGCCTGCGCACCGACGATCAGCCCAGTGCCAAAGCCTTCGAACTGTTCCGTGCCATGGCCTTCCCTGCCAGCGGCTATCACACGCCGACCATCGGTTGGATGGCTGACCTGGACCGCATGAAAGTCGAAGAACTGCGTCATTGGTACGAGTCTTGGTACGCGCCGAACAACGCCACACTGGTGGTCGTCGGCGATGTCACCGCCGACGAAGTCAAGACGCTGGCACAGAAGTATTTCGGCAGCATTCCCAAGCGCGCCGTGCCGCCGGCCAAACTTCCGCTCGAGCTTGCCGAGCCCGGCCAGCGTGTGCTGACGCTGCATGTGCGCACACAGCTGCCTAGCCTGATCTACGGGTTCAACGTTCCAAGCCTGGCAACCGCCAAGGACCCGCGCACCGTCCACGCCTTGCGGCTGATCTCGGCACTGCTCGACGGCGGCTACAGCGCGCGCATGCCTGCTCGCCTCGAGCGCGGTCAGGAGTTGGTGGCCGGCGCCTCGTCCAGCTACAACGCCTTCACCCGCGGTGACAGCTTGTTCCTGATCTCGGCAACGCCCAATGTGCAGAAGCAGAAAACCCTGGCCGACGTAGAAAAAGGCGTTTGGAAGCTGCTCGACGAGCTCAAGGCAACTGCCCCAAGTGCCGAGGAACTGGAGCGCGTGCGTGCCCAAGTGATCGCCGGGCTGGTCTACGACCGTGACTCAATCAGCAGTCAGGCCACCACCATTGGCCAGCTGGAGACGGTCGGCCTGTCCTGGAAACTGATCGACAGCGAGCTGGACGAACTCAAGCAGGTCACCCCGCAAGACGTGCAGAACGCCGCACGCACTTATTTCACCCGCGAACGCCTGAGCGTTGCCCATGTTTTGCCCGAGGAGTCCGCTCATGAGTGA
- a CDS encoding DUF423 domain-containing protein — translation MLRSFLMLAAFFGFTGVALGAFAAHGLKNRLSADYLAIFHTGVTYQLVHALAIFGVAVLSVHLPGRLVGWAGGLFAVGIVLFSGSLYVLTLTGISKLGVITPIGGLCMLAGWLTLGLAAWRLG, via the coding sequence ATGCTTCGCAGCTTCCTCATGCTCGCCGCCTTTTTCGGCTTCACAGGCGTCGCACTTGGCGCGTTCGCCGCGCACGGGCTCAAGAACCGCCTCAGCGCCGACTATTTGGCAATCTTCCACACCGGGGTGACCTACCAATTGGTACACGCTTTGGCGATCTTCGGCGTCGCCGTGCTTTCGGTGCACCTGCCAGGGCGCCTGGTCGGCTGGGCCGGCGGTCTGTTCGCCGTCGGTATCGTGCTGTTCTCCGGTAGCCTGTATGTGCTGACCCTGACAGGCATCAGCAAGCTTGGGGTGATCACTCCTATCGGTGGCCTATGCATGCTCGCCGGCTGGCTGACCCTAGGCCTGGCTGCCTGGCGCCTTGGCTGA
- a CDS encoding hydrolase yields MPSLNVTFRPAIGLSNPHLQTLWGPLWRKLPALQRIRERLWLADGDFLDLDWHGPHSPDTPLVLVLHGLTGSSHSHYVKGLQQTLQARGWASVALNWRGCSGEPNLLPRSYHSGASEDLAEVVAHLHAQRPLAPLYAVGYSLGGNVLLKYLGESGSASQLQAAVAVSVPFRLDQCADRIGQGFSKVYQAHFMREMMAYVQVKHRHLRDLGDHEGLAALDRLGPLGRMKTFWDFDGKVTAPLNGFNDAHDYYRRSSSRFYLAENRTPTLIIQSTDDPFVFDHSLPTASELAPQTQFELHTRGGHVGFVDGSLRNPGYYLERRIPQWLVDGQ; encoded by the coding sequence ATGCCCAGTCTCAACGTCACGTTCCGCCCGGCCATCGGTCTGTCCAACCCCCACTTGCAAACCCTGTGGGGGCCGTTGTGGCGCAAGCTGCCTGCATTGCAGCGTATCCGCGAACGTTTGTGGCTGGCCGATGGCGACTTTCTCGACCTCGACTGGCACGGGCCGCACAGCCCGGATACACCGCTGGTGCTGGTGCTGCATGGTTTGACCGGCTCCTCCCACTCGCACTACGTCAAAGGCTTGCAGCAAACGCTGCAAGCCCGCGGCTGGGCTAGCGTTGCATTGAATTGGCGCGGCTGCTCCGGCGAGCCCAACCTGCTGCCGCGCAGCTACCATTCCGGTGCCAGCGAAGACTTGGCTGAAGTCGTCGCGCACCTGCATGCCCAACGCCCTTTGGCGCCGCTGTACGCCGTGGGCTACTCCCTGGGCGGCAATGTGTTGCTCAAGTACCTGGGGGAAAGTGGTTCGGCCAGCCAGTTGCAGGCGGCTGTGGCGGTTTCCGTGCCGTTTCGCCTCGACCAGTGCGCCGACCGTATCGGCCAAGGGTTTTCCAAGGTTTACCAGGCACACTTCATGCGCGAGATGATGGCCTATGTTCAGGTCAAACACCGGCATCTGCGCGACCTTGGCGACCACGAGGGGCTGGCCGCGCTGGACCGACTCGGGCCGCTGGGCAGAATGAAAACGTTTTGGGACTTCGACGGCAAAGTCACCGCACCGCTCAATGGCTTCAACGATGCCCACGATTATTATCGCCGCTCATCGAGCCGCTTCTATTTGGCCGAAAACCGCACGCCGACCCTGATCATCCAGTCCACCGATGACCCGTTCGTGTTCGACCACAGCCTGCCCACCGCCAGCGAACTGGCACCACAAACCCAGTTCGAGCTGCATACACGCGGTGGGCATGTGGGCTTCGTCGACGGCAGCCTGCGCAACCCTGGCTATTACCTGGAGCGGCGTATTCCACAATGGCTCGTCGACGGCCAGTGA
- the ftsY gene encoding signal recognition particle-docking protein FtsY, producing the protein MFGSNDDKKAPAEAGEKKGLFSWFRKKPQQPVAEQPQTPEPQAPEVQPAEPVAPQPAPEQAQEEAPQPEPAAPVVQAPVPESVASAPAREPESVPEPVPAEPAVASAPLVAPEPVVSTPSQAALPEAAAVVEQPAPVSNLVLPVAEEPVALVPDLEPKAPPVIPERPAPEPAVVAPVAAPVPMEPEPVAVVAAPLATEQSKPGFFARLKQGLSKTSASIGEGMASLFLGKKVIDDDLLDEIETRLLTADVGVEATSAIVQNLTQKVARKQLADADALYKSLQEELAALLRPVEQPLKVQAQNKPYVILVVGVNGAGKTTTIGKLAKKLQLEGKKVMLAAGDTFRAAAVEQLQVWGERNQIPVIAQHTGADSASVIFDAVQAAKARGVDVLIADTAGRLHTKDNLMEELKKVRRVIGKLDADAPHEVLLVLDAGTGQNAISQAKYFNQSVELTGLALTKLDGTAKGGVIFALAKQFKLPIRFIGVGEGIDDLRTFEAEPFVKALFAERD; encoded by the coding sequence ATGTTTGGTTCCAACGACGACAAAAAAGCGCCGGCCGAGGCTGGCGAGAAGAAAGGCCTGTTCAGCTGGTTTCGCAAGAAGCCGCAGCAACCTGTCGCCGAACAGCCTCAAACGCCCGAGCCTCAAGCGCCCGAGGTGCAGCCGGCCGAACCTGTAGCGCCGCAGCCTGCCCCCGAGCAAGCGCAGGAGGAGGCGCCGCAGCCCGAACCTGCCGCCCCGGTAGTGCAGGCGCCCGTGCCAGAGTCTGTCGCTTCAGCGCCTGCGCGCGAGCCAGAATCTGTACCTGAACCGGTCCCTGCTGAACCTGCGGTGGCGTCTGCGCCGCTGGTTGCACCTGAGCCTGTGGTTTCCACCCCCTCACAAGCCGCGCTGCCAGAGGCCGCTGCGGTGGTTGAGCAGCCTGCGCCTGTCAGCAACCTGGTGTTGCCGGTTGCCGAAGAGCCGGTCGCGTTGGTCCCGGATCTTGAGCCAAAGGCACCGCCGGTAATACCGGAACGCCCGGCGCCTGAGCCGGCGGTTGTCGCCCCGGTTGCGGCTCCTGTGCCAATGGAGCCTGAGCCGGTTGCCGTGGTTGCCGCGCCGCTCGCCACCGAGCAGTCCAAGCCCGGCTTCTTTGCCCGCCTCAAGCAAGGCCTGTCCAAGACCAGCGCCAGTATCGGCGAGGGCATGGCCAGCCTGTTCCTGGGCAAAAAGGTCATCGATGACGACTTGCTCGACGAAATCGAAACCCGTTTGCTGACCGCCGACGTGGGCGTGGAGGCTACCTCCGCCATTGTTCAGAACCTGACGCAGAAGGTCGCCCGCAAGCAGTTGGCCGATGCCGACGCGCTTTACAAGTCGCTGCAGGAAGAGCTTGCCGCCCTGTTGCGTCCGGTCGAGCAACCGCTCAAGGTCCAGGCGCAGAACAAGCCCTACGTGATTCTGGTGGTTGGCGTGAACGGCGCCGGCAAGACCACCACCATCGGCAAGTTGGCCAAGAAGCTACAGCTCGAGGGCAAGAAAGTGATGCTGGCTGCCGGTGATACGTTCCGTGCCGCTGCTGTCGAGCAGTTGCAGGTCTGGGGCGAACGCAACCAGATCCCGGTGATTGCCCAGCACACTGGCGCCGATTCCGCTTCGGTGATCTTCGACGCCGTGCAGGCCGCCAAGGCCCGTGGCGTGGATGTGCTGATCGCTGACACTGCCGGGCGCCTGCACACTAAAGACAACCTGATGGAAGAGCTCAAGAAGGTTCGCCGGGTGATCGGCAAGCTCGATGCCGATGCGCCGCACGAGGTGCTGCTGGTGCTGGATGCCGGCACCGGGCAGAACGCTATCAGCCAGGCCAAGTACTTCAACCAGAGCGTCGAATTGACAGGCCTTGCCCTGACCAAGCTGGACGGCACGGCCAAAGGCGGGGTGATCTTCGCCCTGGCCAAGCAATTCAAGCTGCCCATCCGCTTCATCGGGGTGGGTGAAGGCATCGATGACCTGCGCACATTCGAAGCCGAGCCGTTCGTCAAGGCTCTGTTCGCCGAGCGAGACTGA
- the ftsX gene encoding permease-like cell division protein FtsX, with the protein MSTTRTPKVSERVAPKAADPQPAKKKGGDHDDGPDFRTLLHAWLESHRASLADSLRRLGKQPIGSFFTCLVMAVALSMPMGLSLLLKNIEVLGGSWQRAAQISLYLKLDAGSQQGEALRDEIKRMPGVADAQYVSPGQALEEFQQQSGLGEALRELPDNPLPGVVVVTPTEVDKPALEALRQRLSELPRVENAQLDLVWVERLAAILKLGDRFVFGLAVMLISALLLVIGNTIRLHIENRRIEIEVIKLVGGTDSYVRRPFLYMGALYGLGAGVLAWAILAFGLNWLNEAVIGLSGLYGSDFALGGVPASDGLSLLIGAVLLGYIGAWIAVARHLNELAPR; encoded by the coding sequence ATGAGCACTACACGTACACCCAAGGTTTCCGAGCGCGTCGCGCCCAAGGCCGCCGACCCGCAGCCGGCGAAGAAAAAGGGCGGCGATCACGACGACGGCCCGGATTTTCGCACCTTGCTGCACGCCTGGCTGGAGAGCCACCGGGCCAGCCTTGCCGACAGCCTGCGGCGCCTGGGCAAACAACCTATCGGTAGCTTCTTCACCTGCCTGGTGATGGCGGTGGCTTTGAGCATGCCCATGGGCCTGTCGTTGCTGCTCAAGAATATCGAAGTGCTAGGGGGCTCCTGGCAGCGTGCTGCGCAGATTTCGCTGTACCTGAAGCTCGATGCCGGTAGCCAGCAGGGCGAGGCCTTGCGCGATGAGATCAAGCGCATGCCGGGTGTTGCCGATGCCCAGTACGTGAGCCCCGGGCAGGCCCTTGAGGAGTTCCAGCAGCAATCCGGGCTGGGCGAAGCGCTGCGCGAGCTGCCTGACAACCCGTTGCCCGGGGTGGTGGTGGTGACCCCTACCGAAGTCGACAAGCCCGCCCTCGAAGCCCTGCGTCAGCGCCTGTCGGAATTGCCGCGAGTCGAGAATGCGCAGTTGGACCTGGTCTGGGTGGAGCGCCTGGCGGCGATCCTCAAACTGGGTGATCGCTTCGTCTTCGGCCTGGCGGTGATGCTGATTTCTGCGCTGTTGTTAGTAATCGGTAACACAATTCGTCTACATATCGAAAACCGCCGTATCGAGATCGAAGTCATCAAGCTGGTCGGTGGCACCGACAGCTACGTACGCCGGCCTTTCCTGTACATGGGAGCCTTGTATGGCCTGGGTGCAGGGGTACTGGCCTGGGCAATTCTGGCATTCGGCCTGAACTGGCTGAACGAGGCCGTGATAGGGCTCTCGGGGCTGTATGGCAGTGACTTCGCATTGGGCGGGGTGCCCGCTTCCGATGGTCTGTCGCTCTTGATCGGAGCGGTGTTGTTGGGGTATATCGGTGCATGGATCGCAGTCGCTCGCCATTTGAACGAGTTGGCCCCGCGATAG
- the mtgA gene encoding monofunctional biosynthetic peptidoglycan transglycosylase, translated as MLSSILRRLARALLWFAAGSIVLVLVFRWVPPPGSALMIERKVQSWVSGEPIELQRDWEPWENISDELKVAVIAGEDQKFASHWGFDIPAIQAALAYNERGGSIRGASTLTQQVAKNLFLWSGRSWFRKGLEAWFTALLELFWPKERILEVYLNSAEWGKGIFGAQAAARYHFGVDASQLTRQQAAQLAAVLPSPIKWSASRPSAYVASRAGWIRRQMSQLGGPSYLMQLDSTRRP; from the coding sequence ATGCTGTCATCCATTCTTCGTCGCCTCGCCCGTGCCCTGCTCTGGTTCGCTGCCGGCAGCATCGTACTGGTGCTGGTGTTTCGCTGGGTTCCACCGCCAGGCAGCGCATTGATGATCGAGCGCAAAGTGCAGTCCTGGGTGAGTGGCGAACCGATCGAGCTGCAGCGCGACTGGGAGCCATGGGAAAACATCTCAGACGAGTTGAAAGTTGCGGTAATCGCCGGTGAAGACCAGAAGTTCGCCAGCCATTGGGGGTTCGACATACCGGCCATCCAAGCGGCGCTGGCTTACAACGAGCGCGGGGGCAGTATTCGCGGTGCCAGCACCCTGACCCAGCAGGTGGCCAAGAATCTGTTCCTGTGGTCGGGGCGCAGCTGGTTTCGTAAGGGGCTGGAGGCCTGGTTCACCGCACTGCTCGAATTATTCTGGCCCAAGGAGCGCATCCTTGAGGTGTACCTGAACAGCGCCGAATGGGGCAAAGGTATATTCGGCGCCCAGGCCGCGGCCCGATACCACTTTGGCGTCGATGCCAGCCAACTGACCCGCCAGCAGGCGGCTCAATTGGCCGCAGTGCTGCCGAGCCCGATCAAATGGAGCGCCAGCAGGCCCAGTGCCTATGTCGCAAGTCGAGCGGGCTGGATTCGTCGGCAGATGAGTCAGCTGGGTGGGCCGAGCTACCTCATGCAACTCGACTCGACGCGCAGGCCTTGA
- the rpoH gene encoding RNA polymerase sigma factor RpoH has translation MTTSLQPAYALVPGANLEAYVHTVNSIPLLSVEQERDLAERLYYEQDLEAARQMVMAHLRFVVHIARSYAGYGLAQADLIQEGNVGLMKAVKRFNPEMGVRLVSFAVHWIKAEIHEFILRNWRIVKVATTKAQRKLFFNLRSQKKRLAWLNNDEVHRVAESLGVEPREVREMESRLSGQDMAFDPAAEADDDSAFQSPAHYLEDHRYDPAVQLEDADWSDNSTSNLHEALQGLDDRSRDILYQRWLAEEKATLHELAEKYSVSAERIRQLEKNAMNKVKALITI, from the coding sequence ATGACCACATCGTTGCAACCTGCCTATGCCCTGGTGCCCGGTGCAAACCTGGAAGCCTATGTGCACACGGTCAACAGCATCCCGCTGTTGTCTGTCGAGCAGGAGCGTGATCTGGCCGAGCGTCTCTATTACGAGCAGGATCTTGAGGCCGCTCGGCAAATGGTGATGGCCCACCTGCGTTTCGTCGTACATATCGCACGTAGCTATGCTGGCTACGGGCTGGCCCAGGCCGACCTGATCCAGGAAGGTAACGTTGGCCTGATGAAAGCGGTAAAGCGTTTCAACCCTGAAATGGGTGTGCGCCTGGTGTCTTTCGCCGTGCACTGGATCAAGGCAGAGATCCACGAGTTCATCCTGCGCAACTGGCGCATCGTCAAGGTGGCTACCACCAAGGCGCAACGCAAGCTGTTCTTCAACCTGCGTAGCCAGAAGAAGCGCTTGGCTTGGCTCAATAATGACGAGGTGCACCGCGTGGCTGAAAGCCTCGGTGTTGAGCCCCGTGAAGTGCGCGAGATGGAAAGCCGCCTGAGCGGCCAGGACATGGCCTTCGACCCGGCGGCAGAAGCCGATGACGACAGCGCATTCCAGTCGCCTGCCCATTACCTTGAAGACCACCGCTACGACCCGGCTGTGCAGTTGGAAGATGCCGACTGGAGTGACAACTCCACTAGCAATCTGCACGAAGCCCTGCAAGGGCTGGATGATCGCAGTCGCGATATCCTCTATCAGCGCTGGTTGGCTGAGGAAAAAGCTACCTTGCACGAGCTGGCTGAGAAGTACAGCGTTTCGGCTGAGCGGATCCGCCAGTTGGAGAAGAATGCGATGAACAAGGTCAAGGCGCTGATCACCATCTGA